A section of the Anticarsia gemmatalis isolate Benzon Research Colony breed Stoneville strain chromosome 28, ilAntGemm2 primary, whole genome shotgun sequence genome encodes:
- the LOC142984923 gene encoding uncharacterized protein LOC142984923: MYTFFILFNIVVAVLCKDLVIKAGLEELVPSSIGLKFYTEMRNSGREGLSVEVYPDECCLENGDSKCDIVEMVGGATDVIDAGSTKTLKMVAPLIDFYDRKGYCTVYIDSRPVARPKNIVRDTIKINFNTRLRNPRFRCDHIDEDPFNQCKPVDCDIYYNGKRSYFSETKRQCENVPSCISRTRLRAYNPVSNKCILQPSITKDDIKFITELANSRNRFVKDVLLINAGRTPSPEEPVVVNCNVDNSKGRNNTAKLKSREKNVSKATIIAKEIDKGKSRSNAKIESKLKAKTGRDRFNLFLVYLCSNKTTVTILGLVIFLQCCLICTMVYCMSKNCMCKKKKTVVNKFFNYRQDASVTTPLIGTSNMDTETTEYQYMSESSNYIDKKIRCYKACQKERKNNIKLSMSDDILSKCLTRRDWQRVPRSEAIPEITSEDILQKEVTEIKKPTETKVNFQEEHMERKSKPNKSGIIKETKNTGEVFSDFSEKEICCHSYNYDCFSNKASLKKPSQGKTFEVFNQEKRKTNSIEKGAQVYFSNDSMDDFLSERGVIFIGDNASKYSFTSISSAKSSASSQSSKTSKNNIVKNVISLLSKKTKGPASDPGVKKSKAELDLELLHISRASVFSSSNETDGGKDLKRIKESTSSL; this comes from the exons GGAGATGAGGAATAGTGGAAGAGAAGGTCTTTCTGTGGAGGTTTATCCTGATGAGTGTTGCTTGGAGAATGGTGACAGCAAATGCGATATCGTAGAGATGGTTGGTGGAGCAACTGATGTTATTGATGCAG GTTCaacaaaaaccttaaaaatggTAGCGCCACTAATAGATTTCTACGACCGAAAAGGATACTGCACTGTCTATATAGACTCTAGACCGGTAGCCAGACCAAAAAACATAGTAAGAGACactataaaaatcaattttaacaCACGGCTTCGAAACCCTAGATTTCGTTGCGACCACATAGATGAAGATCCTTTCAACCAATGCAAGCCAGTCGATTGTGACATCTATTACAATGGCAAAAGGTCGTATTTTAGCGAAACTAAACGACAATGCGAGAACGTCCCTTCGTGTATTTCTAGAACGAGGTTGAGAGCGTACAATCCTGTTTCAAATAAATGCATTCTTCAACCGTCTATCACGAAAGATGATATTAAATTCATCACAGAATTGGCCAACAGCAGAAATAGGTTTGTCAAAGATGTTTTGCTTATAAATGCTGGCAGAACGCCAAGCCCAGAAGAGCCTGTTGTAGTTAATTGCAATGTAGACAATAGTAAAGGAAGAAATAATACTGCTAAACTGAAAAGTAGAGAGAAAAATGTTTCCAAAGCAACAATTATCGCTAAAGAAATTGATAAAGGAAAATCCAGGTCCAATGCTAAGATAGAATCGAAATTAAAAGCGAAAACTGGACGGGACAGATtcaatttatttcttgtttatttatgttcgaATAAAACGACAGTTACTATTCTTGGATTGGTCATATTTTTACAATGCTGTTTGATATGTACAATGGTGTATTGTATGTCGAAAAACTGCATGTGTAAGAAGAAAAAAACTGTCGTCAATAAGTTTTTTAACTACCGGCAAGATGCGTCCGTGACCACTCCTTTAATTGGCACAAGTAATATGGATACTGAGACTACAGAATACCAGTATATGAGCGAATCTTCCAACTATATAGATAAGAAAATTCGTTGTTACAAAGCGTGTCAGAAagagagaaaaaataatataaaattgagcATGTCTGACGATATTTTGTCCAAATGTTTGACACGAAGAGATTGGCAAAGAGTTCCCAGGTCCGAAGCAATACCTGAAATTACTAGCGAAGATATTTTACAGAAGGAAGTGACTGAAATTAAAAAGCCTACTGAAACGAAAGTGAACTTTCAAGAAGAACATATGGAAAGAAAGTCGAAACCAAACAAAAGTGGGATTATAAAAGAAACGAAAAATACAGGAGAGGTCTTCAGCGATTTCTCTGAAAAAGAAATTTGCTGTCATAGCTACAATTACGATTGTTTTTCCAACAAGGCGAGTTTGAAAAAACCTTCTCAGGGTAAAACGTTTGAAGTTTTCAACCAAGAGAAACGTAAGACCAATTCTATTGAGAAAGGGGCTCAGGTATACTTCTCAAACGATTCAATGGACGACTTCTTGTCTGAACGGGGAGTAATTTTCATCGGAGATAATGCTTCAAAATACTCATTTACCAGTATATCGAGTGCTAAAAGTTCAGCATCATCTCAGTCATCGAAAACttcgaaaaataatattgtgaagAATGTAATTTCTTTGCTTTCTAAAAAGACTAAAGGGCCAGCTTCCGATCCCGGTGTAAAGAAATCTAAAGCAGAATTAGACTTAGAGttactgcatatttcaagaGCTTCTGTTTTCTCTTCGAGTAACGAGACCGATGGGGGGAAAGACCTTAAAAGAATTAAAGAATCCACTAGTTCGTTATag